A genomic region of Arachis stenosperma cultivar V10309 chromosome 9, arast.V10309.gnm1.PFL2, whole genome shotgun sequence contains the following coding sequences:
- the LOC130950777 gene encoding uncharacterized protein LOC130950777 isoform X2: MKKQKRGFWQIWPTSHMILTIITFCAKYGAKELHMMYFVTFFCTEACVVQFVTSIFPNLTHEQLNVLELFLDCMTEPNEKLVEFGVGGICNGCADQANVAIVSKFGGIPLIIQCLSSPVRNTVNYALGALYYICNEFNKEEILKLEVVDTIKSYIRRSSNLRPLYREGGQMPFKLPFTGYLLDCES; this comes from the exons ATGAAg AAACAAAAGAGAGGATTTTGGCAAATTTGGCCAACTTCGCATATGATCCTTACAATTATAACTTTTTGCGCCAAGTATGGAGCCAAAGAATTGCATATGATGTACTTTGTAACTTTCTTTTGTACCGAAGCATGCGTTGTTCAATTTGTGACTTCTATTTTCCCCAATTTGACACATGAGCAGCTTAATGTTTTGGAACTCTTCCTGGACTGCATGACTGAACCCAATGAAAAACTTGTAGAGTTTGGTGTTGGAGGCATTTGCAATGGTTGTGCTG atcAGGCAAATGTTGCAATTGTAAGTAAGTTTGGTGGCATACCTCTTATCATTCAATGTCTATCAAGCCCAGTCAGGAACACT GTAAATTATGCACTTGGAGCACTTTATTATATCTGTAATGAATTTAACAAGGAAGAAATTTTAAAGCTAGAAGTTGTTGATACCATCAAGAG TTACATTAGGAGAAGTTCGAACCTGAGACCTCTATATAGAGAGGGAGGACAAATGCCATTTAAGCTACCGTTCACTGGCTATTTACTTGATTGTGAGAGTTGA
- the LOC130950777 gene encoding uncharacterized protein LOC130950777 isoform X3: MIFTNEQRQQERIGKYGSPRFQYLQDLVTQFQNTTDEETKERILANLANFAYDPYNYNFLRQLNVLELFLDCMTEPNEKLVEFGVGGICNGCADQANVAIVSKFGGIPLIIQCLSSPVRNTVNYALGALYYICNEFNKEEILKLEVVDTIKSYIRRSSNLRPLYREGGQMPFKLPFTGYLLDCES, translated from the exons ATGATATTCACCAACGAACAGAGACAACAAGAGCGAATTGGAAAATATGGAAGTCCTAGATTTCAATACCTTCAG GACCTGGTGACTCAGTTTCAGAACACAACTGATGAAg AAACAAAAGAGAGGATTTTGGCAAATTTGGCCAACTTCGCATATGATCCTTACAATTATAACTTTTTGCGCCAA CTTAATGTTTTGGAACTCTTCCTGGACTGCATGACTGAACCCAATGAAAAACTTGTAGAGTTTGGTGTTGGAGGCATTTGCAATGGTTGTGCTG atcAGGCAAATGTTGCAATTGTAAGTAAGTTTGGTGGCATACCTCTTATCATTCAATGTCTATCAAGCCCAGTCAGGAACACT GTAAATTATGCACTTGGAGCACTTTATTATATCTGTAATGAATTTAACAAGGAAGAAATTTTAAAGCTAGAAGTTGTTGATACCATCAAGAG TTACATTAGGAGAAGTTCGAACCTGAGACCTCTATATAGAGAGGGAGGACAAATGCCATTTAAGCTACCGTTCACTGGCTATTTACTTGATTGTGAGAGTTGA
- the LOC130950777 gene encoding uncharacterized protein LOC130950777 isoform X1, which produces MLESSEEETMIFTNEQRQQERIGKYGSPRFQYLQDLVTQFQNTTDEETKERILANLANFAYDPYNYNFLRQLNVLELFLDCMTEPNEKLVEFGVGGICNGCADQANVAIVSKFGGIPLIIQCLSSPVRNTVNYALGALYYICNEFNKEEILKLEVVDTIKSYIRRSSNLRPLYREGGQMPFKLPFTGYLLDCES; this is translated from the exons ATGTTAGAGAGTAGTG AAGAGGAAACCATGATATTCACCAACGAACAGAGACAACAAGAGCGAATTGGAAAATATGGAAGTCCTAGATTTCAATACCTTCAG GACCTGGTGACTCAGTTTCAGAACACAACTGATGAAg AAACAAAAGAGAGGATTTTGGCAAATTTGGCCAACTTCGCATATGATCCTTACAATTATAACTTTTTGCGCCAA CTTAATGTTTTGGAACTCTTCCTGGACTGCATGACTGAACCCAATGAAAAACTTGTAGAGTTTGGTGTTGGAGGCATTTGCAATGGTTGTGCTG atcAGGCAAATGTTGCAATTGTAAGTAAGTTTGGTGGCATACCTCTTATCATTCAATGTCTATCAAGCCCAGTCAGGAACACT GTAAATTATGCACTTGGAGCACTTTATTATATCTGTAATGAATTTAACAAGGAAGAAATTTTAAAGCTAGAAGTTGTTGATACCATCAAGAG TTACATTAGGAGAAGTTCGAACCTGAGACCTCTATATAGAGAGGGAGGACAAATGCCATTTAAGCTACCGTTCACTGGCTATTTACTTGATTGTGAGAGTTGA